CCAAGCTCATATTATAATCTATGATTGAGAATGATTATTAAGAACGACCTAATCAGGACTTGCCACATATCCTATCATTGGTCCTGGGTACATCGGGGCTGATGGGCAAGGCCTCATCGGTGGTGGGGCAACCCTAAGTTCCTTAGCTCTTGGAATTGTTGTGCCTCTTGATGGAGATGCAATAATCCCAAGCGCTGGTGGAGCACTTAGAGATGTTGTATTTACCCCCATTGATTGAGGTGTAACAGACTCATGTGCCTCAATCATAGGGGCGCTTGGAGTTATTGTGCCTCTCAACAGAGGTGCAATAACTCTAAGCAATGGCTGGAAGCTTTGACTTGTTGTGCCTCTCAACGAAGGTGCAATAACTCCAAGCAATGGCAGGAAGCTTAGAGTTGTTGTGTTGTAGCGAGCCGTAATAGAGCAGTTGACTTTAGCTACCTCACCTCTGAACTTGTAAGAGAAGTTCAAGATGCCTTGGGGTTTTCCAGAAGGTTTTCTAACTTGATAACTCACGAACTCGACGACTGAGGGATCTCTTCCATAATGAAAGGTGTCGAGGAGGTCTTTGATGGGGACAAGGACTTCACCGATTAGACGGTCAGGGTGGAAGAAGCAAGAGGAGAAGAGCTTGAAGCTGAGAATGATACCATGGTTGTTTGTGATGGGGACGTCGATTGTTGTGGGGTAGTTCCAGTTTGGGTTTCTGCTACCGCACATATGGATGTGTGTTTTGTGTTTGCGGCGATGGTTGCTGCTGAGAGAGGCGACTGCATAGACGTCCATCTTGCTGGCTGATATGATTGTTAGATCTAACGGTATGGATTCTTCCATGGTGGAATAGTTGATACTAGAAaacgagagagaggaggagagagaaattTATACCGAATACGGAAAGAAACCAAGACGAGGGCAGTGAGAGTGAGACGATGAGAGTGGGATCGTCTGTGTCAAGGGGCACAAGAATtttcggacgtggatttcctgctaaagccagGAAGCGGATCGCGTACGGAGTAACTcagctgagtaaactctgtggggtccaccgtgatttttttatattatccagtccgtccatccactttaccagataattttatggtctCAGATCAAATCCGAAGCATTACAAggttaaaatggaccacaccacaggaaacagtgagaattgaatttctaccgttgaaaaattcttgagggccactaagttttggatcaagattatatttgtttttactcttcatccatatTTTTTGTTATCATATTAAAAGTTTTtatgacaaataaaacatcactgtggggcctagcaaggtttcaacggtggaaatcattatttacactgtttcttgtggtatggtccacttgaaatttggataagcttcaatttttggttcaactcctaaaataatctttgaaaacggatgaacggtgtggataaaccatgtactttcacagtgggcccaactgagtttactcagtacagtaagagcgtactgagttacgaTTTCTTAaagctggaagcggattgcgtagtgagtaactcactacgcttagcgttcCGAGTAAACTCTGAGGTAtagcatgatttatgtattttatccgctctgtccatccattgtaccagataattttagggcttgaacccaaaaatgaagcacacgaaatgttcaaatgaaccacaccacaggaaacatttgaattcaacgtctaccgttgaaaaaatcttcaggccgcaaaagttttggatcaagcttatatcttttttttttcccttatccctatctatatgatcttatgaacaggttggatgacaaaaaaaacaACGATGTGgggctagcaaggtttcaacggtggaaatcattatcctcactgtttcctgtggtatgatccacttgatctttggatatgcttcaattttcggctcaaccctttaaattatatggaaaaacagatggacggcgtggatagaccacatacatttaaggtggggccaacttagtttactcagtaccataataGCTACtgcgttactcagtacgcaatccgatttcgatcCCGGAACGTTCTTGGGAtgtaggtggggccaccgtgatgtttgtgtgaaatccacccgtctatccgttttgcgaGTTTAATTTAGGACATATTACCGAAAATATGGTggatataaaactcaggtgggccatatgagtgGTAAAACTCAGGGAAAGattttcctaccattgaaactttcctggccccacccttatgtttatatgccatctaaacccttTATAAAGTCATTCcaactgggatgaagtgaaaacatgaaaaactttgGCATAATACGAAACTTTTCTGATCAtgaaaatgtttcaacgatggtcactgaatctccactgtttcctttcgtaCAGTCtacttgaatttttgtttcaccGTATTTTCCGTAGCATGTCTACTTGAAATTTTGTTCCACCGTATTTTCCGTAGCATGTCCTACGACTAGCTCACAAAaccgatggacagggtggatttctcacaaacatcatggtggcccccacatacATCTCTGTCGCGgtaacttcctgccaaaggctttaacAGGAAATCCGTGTCGGTGCCGTTCGCTTCTCATTCGTCATTTACAATGACTCggctaacaagatacgccagatttctctctccaaaTAGACAGATTTGTGACTATACAATACATGTAATATATGGAACCTTTTTTTAAGTCCATGATTTTTGTGATAAATATAgagtatggtcccaaaaatgaggtaatccaaagctaagtggatcacaccacacaaagcaatggagattgaataaaatactaccgttgaaacttttctacggTTCATAAGATCTCATATAccggatgaagttaaaatacaaatatcagcttgatcaaagccttctgtggcttaagaagttttcaatcggTAGCATCAATTCCTATTATCTTCAGTGGCGTGGTCCACGGTAGTTTTGAATTTGTATTGtttttgagttttttcttttctagaatgatcttaaaaaatgaatgaatataaattTCACACCCCAAGAAATTCTGTTGGTCGCGGTGTGGTgcaggggagtggattaggtgagactggCCTCACCCACGGGTCCCATcttgatttgtgtattctgtatccattccgcccatccgtttttttagatcatttctgATTATGATACCAAAATtttagaagatccaattatcaggtgtacCATattccaggaaacagtggtgattgattgaacatcctactattaaaagcttcttagggctcACCTCAATGTTTCCTTAATGTTTCCGtatgttttattttccatccaatctgttaattagttTAAATAAGCCTGGataagagtaaaaacaaatatggacttgatacaaaacttttgtagtattaatggtcaatcaccactgtttcctatagtataatCTACCCGATGactggatctgcttcttttttttctactatgccctaaaattatatggaaaaacaaatggaccgggtggatacagaatacacacgTCAAGGTGAGCACCATGGTAAGTGCctcactgtcttgggtgaggtcggGGTCTCACCTATTCTACTCCATTGGTGCAGCACATTTTTGGTAAAGAGTAGAAAACCGAAAGTGTTGACATGtagaacttttgtgggccacattatgatgtacatatcagatccaccgtccatccatttttaaatggaATGAGACAGAAAActaggtagatccaacgctcaaagtaggccacactaaGACACCtaatgttgaaaatttcttggggccataaaaggctccgatcaagctgaaatttgtattttccctgTGTGACCTTAGaggttaaatgacaaataaatctAACAGTggaccctatgaaggtttcaacgagAGGGGTTCAATCCCCGCTTCCGCATATTCTAGAATGATATGTTAAAATTGATAGTTGGTATGAATCTATAACAcaaatcattgtggggctcaaACAAGCTATGCACATTAAAAGTTATGTCGTGTAGCAcccaatttatttgggagagagaaatcctgtGTATCTTGTTAGCTAGAGTCATTGatgattaggggtgcacatggttcggtttggttcggtctagttttggggtgaaaccaaaACCGAACCGTACCCAACAATTATGGGAAAACTAGAACTGGAACTGAaccgtttgcaccctagaaccgaatcggAACTAGACCGTAAAAAACTTGTTCGGTTCCAGTTCAGTTCTACAgttctaggctttttataatccagtccaattgaatgtattatttttataatccagcccaattgcatggttTTTTTATAATCTAATCCAATTGCAAGGTTTTTGAGAGAtgggggtatgtgtgcgtgtttaaaaaaaaaaaaaaaaggtttctgAGAGACAAAGAGAAGCTATGAAAG
This DNA window, taken from Magnolia sinica isolate HGM2019 chromosome 14, MsV1, whole genome shotgun sequence, encodes the following:
- the LOC131224913 gene encoding uncharacterized protein LOC131224913 is translated as MEESIPLDLTIISASKMDVYAVASLSSNHRRKHKTHIHMCGSRNPNWNYPTTIDVPITNNHGIILSFKLFSSCFFHPDRLIGEVLVPIKDLLDTFHYGRDPSVVEFVSYQVRKPSGKPQGILNFSYKFRGEVAKVNCSITARYNTTTLSFLPLLGVIAPSLRGTTSQSFQPLLRVIAPLLRGTITPSAPMIEAHESVTPQSMGVNTTSLSAPPALGIIASPSRGTTIPRAKELRVAPPPMRPCPSAPMYPGPMIGYVASPD